The genomic region GCAAAAGGTCACTATCCGAAGTGCTGAACGAGCATCCCGAGCCCGGGTTCCTGCCATCGGTGCTTTTTTTTCGAAGAAATCACGATTCGCCCGTGATCGCGATCGCCATTTCATAGGCGCCGACCAGTGGATCATAATGCATCTTCGTCCGAAGCTGGCGGGTGAGGCCGCCAATTACGCGTCCGTAGCGATTTTCGAGCAACGATTCCATCGCGGCACTTTCGATCAGCGCCGGCGAGCTGACTCGCAGCTGCGCCCGGTTCGGCTCCTCGCCCAGCCGAACCGAGATCCGGATCTGGGCCGTGGGATTGCAGCTCATCGCGAGCTCGATGATCTCGGTAAGCACGAACGCGACCGCAACCGCCACGTCCTGAGTCACCAGGAAAGGAGCGACGTCTAGGGTGATTCCGAGCTGCGAGGATTGCGGCGGCGCAGTCGCCCGGATGTTCGCGGCAAGCTCGCCGATGACGGACCGTAGTTCGACCCCGCGGTTTTCCTCCAGCTCGGCATAATGGTGGCGGTGGACCACCGCGAGCGCGTCCACCCGGCGCTGGATGGAGGCATAGGCTTCCGCCGCTTCCGGGCCGCGCGCGCTGCGGGCGTGGAAATTGATGAGGCTGGCGATCACCTGAAGATTGTTCTTCACCCGGTGGTGAACCTCGCGCGTCAGCCGCGTCTGGCGCACGAGCCCCTCGGCAAGATCGGCCTCATGCGCCCGAACCGTCCGGCTGATTTCGCGAAAAGTCTCGCCCAGCTCGCGAATTTCCTCGGCTGGAAGCGTCCCGAACCGTTCGGCGTCGATCACCTCGCCCGGCTGATAATTGCCGACGCTCGTGTGCAGCCGGCGAAGCGGACGGATCAGCAGCCGATCGACCACGAACCAGGCGATCCCGGCCGCGGCGATCCACATCAGCAGCGGGAGCAGCATGGCGACGAGCAGCGGCGCCGTAATCGGCGCGCCGGGCATCGCCATTTCCAGTGCGACGCGGTCGAGCCCCAGAGTGTGCCGCACGACCTCGCGCCGGTCCCAAGGACCAGGCATCACCAGTTCGCGCAGCGTGAGCCGGTTGTCGTCCTGCACCAGCGCCGCGCCATAATGCGGCATGAAGCCACTCGGACGGCCGAGCGCGTCGAGCGCGGCGACCGGATAGAACGCCGTGGCGGTGCCGCCCGAGCGGCCCGCGATCCGCATCGTCAGACCCTCGCCGGGCACGATCGCTGCCTCGATATCGTTCGGCTGGAGCAGGGCCGCTCCCGCAACCGTGAACCGCTCGCCGCACAGCACCCGTCCCTGCCGGTTGGCAATGGCGAACCGTACGCCGCTGGCCGAAAGCGAAGCGAAGGTTCCTTCGAGGCGCGAGCATGCAGGCGCATCGCCGGAGTTCCGCTCCAGCGCCGCCAGCGCGTCCCGGAGCTGAGCGGCATGATTGGCGAAAAAGCCGCGAAGCACCGCGGCGCTTTCGGTCGCGGCGACATTCACGCGCGCCCGCGCCTCGACATCCGCGAGGCGAGTCGTCTGAAGCGTGGTGAAGAGCGCGATCAGGGCGAGCGGCAGCAGCGCGCCCGAAAGGATGAGGAAGACCTTTGCCCCGGTGGGCATGCGCCCCAGCGCCGCAGCAGCTCTCGGCCGGCGCGGCTGCTGATCCGATTCGTCCATGACAGGCTGGCTAGTCGAGCTTCTTCAGGAGGTCGAGCATCGAATCGGGCACGGCTTCCGCGACCGTTTCGTCATATGCCTGGCGCAGCGCATCGCCAACGTTCCGGCCCGCGCGCTCCTTGTCATCTCGGTCTTTCTGGGTCGGCAATTTTTTCGCCTTGTCTTCCTGCGACCGCACCATTCCCCCCTTCACGTCCCGCGCGCGTCGGCAGGACTAAGAACCAAACCAGCCGCAGGCAAGCCCGCGGTTCGAGCGGCCGGAGAAACCGGCGGCCGTTGCGTGAAACCAAAAACGAGCTCGATTGTTCCGCATGCAGTGCAATTCCGGGGAGGGGCTTCTTCGGGTGCGCAGAATCATTTGCAAAGTCGGCCCGGGCCAGCAAGGCTGGGGCTTTCGCGAAGGAGAATGACCCGACCATGTCGCTTGGACAGCAACTCGCGCCGCATCTTCCATTCCTGCGGCGTTATGCCCGTGCGCTGACCGGCAGCCAGAGCGAGGGCGACCGTTTCGTGCGCGCCGCGCTGGAAACGATCGTCGCCGCCCCGGAGGAATTCCCGCGGGACGTGGAGCCACGCCTGGGCCTGTATCGCACCTTCCAGGCGATCTGGCAGACGACGAACATCGAAGAGGGCGATGCCGGCGCGACCGGCTCGAACGACAGCGAGGCCATCGCCCGCGCGCGTCTCGCCCGGCTCGCGCCGCTTTCGCGCCAGGCGCTGCTGCTGACGGCGATGGAAGGATTCACGCCCGAGGATACTGCCTATCTGATCCAGAAGGAGCCCGAAGAAGTGTCCGAACTCGTGTCCGAAGCGATCGCCGAAATTGAATCGCAGACGCGCACGCGCGTGCTGATCATCGAGGACGAGCCGCTGATCGCGATGGATCTGGAGACGATCGTTCGCGACATGGGCCATGATGTGACCGGCGTGGCCGTCACGCGCGACGAGGCAGTGGCGCTGGCGATGGAGGATCGGCCGGGTCTGGTGCTCGCCGACATCCAGCTCGCCGACGACAGCTCGGGCATCGACGCGGTGAAGGACATCCTCGCCGAGTTCAACGTGCCCGTGATCTTCAT from Sphingosinithalassobacter sp. CS137 harbors:
- a CDS encoding sensor histidine kinase — protein: MDESDQQPRRPRAAAALGRMPTGAKVFLILSGALLPLALIALFTTLQTTRLADVEARARVNVAATESAAVLRGFFANHAAQLRDALAALERNSGDAPACSRLEGTFASLSASGVRFAIANRQGRVLCGERFTVAGAALLQPNDIEAAIVPGEGLTMRIAGRSGGTATAFYPVAALDALGRPSGFMPHYGAALVQDDNRLTLRELVMPGPWDRREVVRHTLGLDRVALEMAMPGAPITAPLLVAMLLPLLMWIAAAGIAWFVVDRLLIRPLRRLHTSVGNYQPGEVIDAERFGTLPAEEIRELGETFREISRTVRAHEADLAEGLVRQTRLTREVHHRVKNNLQVIASLINFHARSARGPEAAEAYASIQRRVDALAVVHRHHYAELEENRGVELRSVIGELAANIRATAPPQSSQLGITLDVAPFLVTQDVAVAVAFVLTEIIELAMSCNPTAQIRISVRLGEEPNRAQLRVSSPALIESAAMESLLENRYGRVIGGLTRQLRTKMHYDPLVGAYEMAIAITGES
- a CDS encoding NepR family anti-sigma factor, which gives rise to MPTQKDRDDKERAGRNVGDALRQAYDETVAEAVPDSMLDLLKKLD
- a CDS encoding response regulator, producing MSLGQQLAPHLPFLRRYARALTGSQSEGDRFVRAALETIVAAPEEFPRDVEPRLGLYRTFQAIWQTTNIEEGDAGATGSNDSEAIARARLARLAPLSRQALLLTAMEGFTPEDTAYLIQKEPEEVSELVSEAIAEIESQTRTRVLIIEDEPLIAMDLETIVRDMGHDVTGVAVTRDEAVALAMEDRPGLVLADIQLADDSSGIDAVKDILAEFNVPVIFITAFPERLLTGERPEPTFLITKPFQRETVKTTISQALFFDDATVPASN